A part of Corynebacterium afermentans subsp. lipophilum genomic DNA contains:
- a CDS encoding fumarylacetoacetate hydrolase family protein has translation MKLATIRTGDTTTAARIIDDNRAVTLGAGDVGKLLRDGTFDEGEEITFAPGDLAPVIPRPGKIICVGLNYAKHIAEMGHEQPDVPTLFIKYPEALIGAYDDAEVPSFNADTLDFEGELAVIVGTRARHAIDGAEHIAGYSVINDYTQRHFQKRTQQWHQGKSLEKTAGFGPWLDTEWQPGPAITTTVNGEVMQHAPTDDLVFTPAKLVEFISHLYPLEPGDVIATGTPAGVGHARDPQRYLANGDTVRVEIEGLGAIENTTRVY, from the coding sequence ATGAAACTTGCCACGATCAGGACCGGAGACACCACCACCGCCGCGCGCATCATCGATGACAATAGGGCGGTCACGCTGGGCGCGGGGGACGTCGGAAAGCTGCTCCGCGACGGCACCTTCGACGAAGGCGAGGAGATCACCTTCGCCCCGGGCGACCTCGCCCCGGTGATCCCGCGGCCCGGCAAGATCATCTGCGTCGGCCTGAACTACGCCAAGCACATCGCGGAGATGGGCCACGAGCAGCCGGACGTGCCCACCTTGTTTATCAAGTACCCGGAGGCGCTCATCGGCGCCTACGACGACGCCGAGGTGCCCAGCTTCAACGCCGACACGCTCGACTTCGAAGGCGAGCTCGCGGTCATCGTCGGCACCCGCGCCCGCCACGCCATAGACGGCGCGGAGCACATCGCGGGCTACTCGGTAATCAACGACTACACCCAGCGCCACTTTCAAAAGCGCACGCAGCAGTGGCACCAGGGCAAATCGCTGGAGAAGACCGCCGGGTTCGGCCCATGGCTGGACACCGAGTGGCAGCCGGGCCCTGCGATCACCACCACCGTCAACGGCGAGGTGATGCAGCACGCCCCCACCGACGATCTGGTGTTCACCCCGGCGAAGCTGGTGGAGTTCATCTCGCACCTCTACCCGCTCGAGCCCGGCGACGTCATCGCCACCGGCACGCCCGCAGGTGTGGGCCACGCCCGCGATCCGCAGCGCTACCTCGCTAACGGCGACACGGTGCGCGTGGAAATCGAGGGCTTGGGCGCGATCGAGAACACCACGCGGGTGTACTAG
- the pth gene encoding aminoacyl-tRNA hydrolase, producing the protein MTILIVGLGNPGPQYAATRHNAGVFVVEELLGRATPMPAQLAVHKRTNTEIAELAKGRLLDDDHAVIARTRSFMNVSGGPVKALMDYFGVQPADLYVAHDELDLELGEVKLRLGGGDHGHNGLKSITKSLGGKPYNKVAVGIGRPPGRMAPADYVLKPFSAKEQVDLAIASADAADEILRAIG; encoded by the coding sequence GTGACTATCTTGATCGTCGGCCTTGGCAACCCCGGCCCGCAGTACGCCGCCACGCGGCACAACGCGGGCGTGTTCGTCGTGGAGGAGCTGCTTGGCCGCGCGACCCCCATGCCGGCGCAGCTTGCGGTGCACAAGCGCACGAACACGGAGATCGCCGAGCTTGCGAAGGGGCGCTTGCTTGACGACGACCATGCGGTCATCGCCCGCACCCGGTCTTTCATGAACGTCTCCGGCGGGCCGGTCAAAGCGCTGATGGATTACTTCGGCGTGCAGCCGGCCGATTTGTATGTGGCGCATGACGAGCTGGACTTGGAGCTCGGCGAGGTGAAGCTGCGCCTCGGCGGCGGCGACCACGGGCACAACGGGTTGAAGTCCATCACGAAATCTTTAGGCGGCAAGCCGTATAACAAGGTGGCGGTGGGTATCGGCCGCCCGCCTGGGAGGATGGCGCCGGCGGACTACGTGCTCAAACCATTTAGCGCGAAGGAGCAGGTGGATCTGGCTATCGCGTCCGCGGACGCGGCGGATGAGATCCTCCGCGCGATAGGCTAG
- a CDS encoding MFS transporter, which translates to MRSERRRVIAATTIGTAIEWYDYFLYAAVAGLVFNQVMFGPLGPAAATIASFLTVGLSFLFRPLGAVLAGHFGDRLGRRGVLMVTLFTMGTATALIGLLPTYETAGWFAPAALVLLRILQGTSAGGEWGSAVLLAVEHAPTDKRGLYGAGPQVGVPAGLLLSSGVLALMSMIAPGEAFLQWGWRVPFLLSIGLTFLGWWIRTGVEESPVVEQMREVGAKNPVGSLFKRHAGLVCAAALIFAANGTVGYMTTGGYIQNYATDPAGLALERGDILWAVTASAATWLCTTAFAGWVSDIIGRRRTLLVGFVVQAAGVAVLFPLVDTGSLPKITAALVFLTVGLGLTYGEIGAFFAELFPASIRASGASISYALGAILGGAFAPTIAAALREATGSTTAITVYLMAATVTGFVVTLLMRERGGIPLGHEHEEAQAGGHFVWQKPAATL; encoded by the coding sequence GTGCGCAGTGAGCGACGCCGCGTCATCGCGGCCACGACCATCGGCACCGCCATCGAGTGGTACGACTACTTCCTCTACGCCGCCGTCGCCGGGCTGGTGTTCAACCAAGTCATGTTCGGCCCGCTCGGGCCCGCGGCGGCGACGATCGCCAGCTTCCTCACCGTGGGGCTGTCATTTTTGTTCCGGCCGCTCGGTGCGGTACTGGCGGGCCACTTCGGCGACCGGCTCGGGCGCCGCGGCGTGCTCATGGTCACGCTGTTCACCATGGGCACCGCCACCGCGCTGATCGGGCTGCTGCCCACGTATGAAACCGCCGGCTGGTTCGCGCCGGCCGCCCTGGTGCTGTTGCGGATCTTGCAGGGCACCTCCGCCGGTGGTGAATGGGGCTCGGCCGTGCTTTTGGCCGTGGAGCACGCGCCGACCGACAAGCGCGGCCTCTACGGCGCCGGACCCCAGGTGGGCGTGCCAGCGGGGCTGCTGCTGTCCTCCGGTGTGCTGGCGCTGATGAGCATGATCGCCCCCGGCGAGGCGTTTTTGCAGTGGGGCTGGCGCGTGCCGTTTTTGCTGTCCATCGGGCTGACATTTTTGGGCTGGTGGATCCGCACCGGCGTGGAGGAATCGCCCGTGGTGGAACAGATGCGCGAGGTCGGCGCGAAAAACCCGGTCGGGTCGCTGTTCAAGCGCCACGCCGGGCTTGTGTGTGCTGCGGCGCTGATCTTCGCCGCCAACGGCACGGTGGGCTACATGACCACCGGCGGCTACATCCAGAACTACGCCACCGACCCGGCCGGGCTCGCCTTGGAGCGCGGCGACATCCTCTGGGCCGTGACGGCCTCCGCTGCCACCTGGCTGTGCACCACCGCGTTCGCCGGTTGGGTTTCCGACATCATCGGCCGCCGCCGCACCCTTTTGGTCGGCTTTGTCGTGCAGGCCGCTGGCGTGGCGGTACTGTTCCCGCTTGTGGACACCGGGTCGCTGCCGAAGATCACCGCGGCCCTGGTCTTCCTCACCGTCGGGCTTGGCCTGACCTACGGCGAGATCGGCGCGTTCTTCGCGGAACTCTTCCCCGCCTCCATTCGCGCGTCCGGCGCGTCCATCTCCTACGCGCTCGGCGCGATCCTGGGTGGCGCGTTCGCCCCCACCATCGCCGCTGCTCTGCGCGAGGCGACGGGCAGTACCACTGCGATCACCGTGTATTTGATGGCGGCCACGGTCACGGGCTTCGTGGTCACGCTGCTGATGCGCGAACGTGGCGGCATCCCGCTCGGGCACGAGCACGAGGAAGCCCAGGCGGGCGGGCATTTTGTGTGGCAGAAACCGGCTGCTACCCTGTAG
- a CDS encoding 50S ribosomal protein L25/general stress protein Ctc, with the protein MAITPTVIKGERREEFGKGSARRLRRDGKIPGVLYEKGIENIHFAVDRIEMTAIVRNDGANAIVELELDGEKLLAMVKHIDQNVITLDIDHIDLFGIKRGEKVTVEVPVVMEGEAAPGAVVLQETDYVEIEIDALSIPDELTVSIEGKEIGDALYASDVKLPEGAELISDAETLIVNVTYEQVDEDLEAEAEAAEEGGAEAGAESDAPAEEKGEE; encoded by the coding sequence ATGGCTATTACCCCCACCGTTATCAAGGGTGAGCGTCGCGAGGAGTTCGGAAAGGGCTCCGCACGCCGTCTGCGCCGCGACGGCAAGATCCCGGGTGTCCTGTACGAAAAGGGCATCGAGAACATCCACTTCGCGGTCGACCGCATCGAAATGACCGCGATCGTGCGTAACGACGGCGCCAACGCCATCGTCGAGCTCGAGCTCGACGGCGAGAAGCTGCTGGCCATGGTCAAGCACATCGACCAGAACGTGATCACCCTGGACATCGACCACATCGACCTGTTCGGCATTAAGCGCGGCGAGAAGGTCACCGTCGAGGTCCCGGTTGTCATGGAGGGCGAGGCTGCTCCGGGCGCAGTTGTGCTGCAGGAGACCGACTACGTCGAGATCGAGATCGACGCGCTGTCCATCCCGGACGAGCTGACCGTCTCCATCGAGGGCAAGGAGATCGGCGACGCTCTCTACGCCTCCGACGTCAAGCTGCCGGAGGGCGCAGAGCTCATCTCCGACGCAGAGACCCTCATCGTCAACGTCACCTACGAGCAGGTTGACGAGGACCTCGAGGCTGAGGCCGAGGCAGCTGAGGAAGGCGGCGCTGAGGCTGGCGCCGAGTCCGACGCTCCGGCTGAGGAGAAGGGCGAGGAGTAA
- the hisC gene encoding histidinol-phosphate transaminase, with the protein MIRPDLEAIPPYVPGVRDERAIKLSSNECAEGPLPPVLDAMRKALGEINRYPDIGALQLRTVLGEHLGVAPEQVALGAGSSALCQQLVSIAAQPGDEVIFPWRSFEAYPIFVQVVGATPVRVSLDSDDRLDMPALAAAVTERTKLIFICNPNNPTGTTITSAEFTAFMDEVPADVLVVLDEAYFEYNHAADTPVATEAITRYPNVVGLRTFSKAYGLAGARIGYAFGPRPIIEALNKVSIPFSVSAVAQEAALASLEAQDALRARIDGTVAERSRVVDKLGLAESQANFVWLPGAGQELADRLAAEGVLVRAFPEGIRVTVTNAEETDALLEAFSRAQ; encoded by the coding sequence ATGATCCGTCCCGACCTCGAGGCCATCCCCCCGTACGTCCCCGGCGTGCGCGACGAGCGCGCCATCAAGTTGTCCTCCAACGAGTGCGCGGAGGGCCCGCTGCCGCCGGTGCTCGACGCCATGCGCAAGGCGCTCGGCGAAATCAACCGCTACCCGGACATCGGCGCGCTGCAGCTGCGCACAGTACTCGGCGAGCACCTCGGTGTGGCACCGGAGCAGGTCGCACTCGGCGCCGGTTCTTCCGCCCTGTGTCAGCAGCTAGTGTCCATTGCGGCCCAGCCCGGCGACGAAGTGATCTTCCCCTGGCGCAGCTTCGAGGCCTACCCGATCTTCGTCCAGGTCGTCGGCGCCACCCCGGTACGCGTGTCGCTGGACAGCGACGACAGGCTGGACATGCCGGCACTGGCCGCCGCGGTGACCGAACGCACCAAGCTCATTTTCATCTGCAACCCGAACAACCCGACCGGCACCACAATCACTAGCGCCGAGTTCACCGCGTTCATGGACGAGGTGCCGGCGGACGTGCTCGTCGTGCTCGACGAGGCCTACTTCGAGTACAACCACGCCGCCGACACGCCTGTCGCCACCGAGGCGATCACCCGCTACCCCAACGTGGTGGGGCTTCGCACTTTCTCCAAGGCGTACGGGCTGGCCGGCGCGCGCATCGGCTACGCGTTCGGCCCGCGCCCGATCATCGAGGCGCTGAATAAAGTCTCCATCCCCTTTTCCGTCAGCGCGGTGGCGCAGGAGGCGGCACTCGCCTCGCTCGAGGCGCAGGACGCACTGCGTGCGCGTATCGACGGCACCGTGGCCGAGCGGAGCCGTGTCGTCGATAAGCTTGGGCTCGCAGAAAGCCAAGCGAACTTTGTGTGGCTGCCCGGCGCAGGCCAGGAGTTGGCGGACCGGCTGGCCGCGGAAGGTGTGCTGGTGCGCGCTTTCCCCGAGGGCATCCGCGTGACGGTGACCAACGCGGAGGAAACCGACGCACTTTTAGAGGCTTTCAGCCGTGCGCAGTGA